The following DNA comes from Spirochaetota bacterium.
CATCCTCAAAATGCAATCCAATAGTTGGCTCATCAAGAATATACAGAGTATGTTCTGAAAACTTCTTTGACAACTCCTCCACAATTTTAACTCTCTGTGCTTCACCACCAGAGAGAGTCGTCGCCGGCTGACCTAACTTGATGTAGCCAAGCCCCACATCTATCATAGTTTTGAGTTTCTCTGCTATCCTCCTCTCGTTCTCAAAGAAGAGATATGCCTCCTCAACAGTCATCTCAAGAACATCATATATGTTCTTACCTTTAAACCTAACCTCAAGCGTTTCTGAATTATACCTAGTTCCACCACAGACATCACAGGTAAGATACACATCAGGTAAGAAGTGCATCTCAACCTTCACAACTCCTTGTCCCTGACAAGCCTCACATCTACCCCCCTTGACATTGAAACTAAACCTAGATGCATCAAAACCCTTGGCTCTAGCATCCCTAGTCATAGCAAAAAGTCTCCTTATATCATCAAATACACCTATGTATGTCGCAGGATTAGATCTAGGTGTCCTACCAATCGGTGTCTGATCTACCATTATAATCCTTTTTATCTCATCATAGTTCTCAATACTCCTGTATTTACCCTCTTGAAGGTTAGTCCTGTAAATTTTGTTGTGTAAAGCAGGATAGAGTGTGTCAGTCACAAGACTACTTTTACCAGATCCAGATACACCCGTTACACAAACTAAAACTCCCATAGGTACCTCAACATCTATATCCTTTAGATTATGCTCTGAAGCACCAATGATCTTCACAAAACCCTTAGGTTTTCTCCTCTTTTCAGGAACATGTATCGTTTCCTCACCTTTCAAGTACTTGAGAGTAAGTGAATTAGAAACTTTACTATCCTCAAGCAGTTTCTTAAGTTCTCCAGTTATAACAACTTCTCCTCCGTTTACTCCTGCACCAGGGCCAAGATCAATCAAAAAGTCACTACTCATTATCACATCCTCATCATGTTCAACGACGATGATGGTATTACCTAAATCTCTTAGACCTTTGAGTGTATTAATAAGCCTTTCAGTATCCTTCTGATGAAGCCCAATAGTAGGTTCATCAACAACATAGATTATTCCAGATAACCCAGAACCAAGCTGTGTTGCAAGTTTAATTCGTTGTAGTTCACCACCAGAAAGAGTTGAAACCTTCCTATCAAGCGTTATATAGTCAAGCCCAGTATCAATCAGGAAGTTTAGTCTCAAGAGTATTTCTTTTATTATAGGTTTTGCTATCATCCTTCTCTTTTCATCAAGTTTCTCATCCGCTCTATCAAGAAATGCCCTAAGTTGTGAAGCGGTCATCTTAGTAAGTTCTATTATGTTTTTATCAAGAAATTTAACTGACAATGACATCCTGTTAAGCCTATCACCACTACACTCACTACATACTCTCGCCCTCATAAACTGCATAAACCATTCCCTTGATTCATCGCTTTCAGTGTTCTCATATCTCCTCTGAAGCGAAGGAATTATACCATACCATTTGTTAGTGTATTCCCAATACGATTTACTTGAAGAGTGTATAACCCTATACTCCTCATCAGATCCGTACATTATTACATCTATAATCTCTTTTGGTAAATCCCTAACAGGAGTATCAAGCGAAAACTTATACTTCCTCGCAAGTGCCCGAAGTTCATCCCAATACACAAACTGATGCTTACCTATTGCTTTTATTGCCCCTTCATTTATGGATAAGTCTTTGTCTGGAATAATAAGATCAACATCAAACTCATACTTCTCTCCAAGACCCCCACAGGCAGAGCACGCCCCAACAGGTGAGTTAAATGAGAAAAGGTTTGGTTCAATCTTGGTATAGCCTACTAAATGATCAGGGCAGAGATATTTGTCAGAAAAATATATTTTCTCTCTACTCTCGTGAAACTCAACAACTACACTACCATCAGATACATTTATCGCAACATCAACACTATCAAAAATCCTACCCCTATCACTCTTTGACACCTTCACTCTGTCAATAACAACATCAATGTTATGCTTCACATTCTTCTCTAGTTCTGGTATTCCCTCCTCATCAGTAT
Coding sequences within:
- the uvrA gene encoding excinuclease ABC subunit UvrA — translated: MNEYIIIKGAREHNLKNIDLSIPKNKLVVVTGLSGSGKSSLAFNTIYAEGERRYLESVSTYARQFLGKIDKPDIDKIEGLSPAISLEQSAGKFNPRSIVATVTEIYDYMRLLFARCGTPTCHICGRELEKFSIDEIVDRILGFEGQKITILSPLVQQRKGTFKHTIEELIKRGFTRFVIDGKLVDTDEEGIPELEKNVKHNIDVVIDRVKVSKSDRGRIFDSVDVAINVSDGSVVVEFHESREKIYFSDKYLCPDHLVGYTKIEPNLFSFNSPVGACSACGGLGEKYEFDVDLIIPDKDLSINEGAIKAIGKHQFVYWDELRALARKYKFSLDTPVRDLPKEIIDVIMYGSDEEYRVIHSSSKSYWEYTNKWYGIIPSLQRRYENTESDESREWFMQFMRARVCSECSGDRLNRMSLSVKFLDKNIIELTKMTASQLRAFLDRADEKLDEKRRMIAKPIIKEILLRLNFLIDTGLDYITLDRKVSTLSGGELQRIKLATQLGSGLSGIIYVVDEPTIGLHQKDTERLINTLKGLRDLGNTIIVVEHDEDVIMSSDFLIDLGPGAGVNGGEVVITGELKKLLEDSKVSNSLTLKYLKGEETIHVPEKRRKPKGFVKIIGASEHNLKDIDVEVPMGVLVCVTGVSGSGKSSLVTDTLYPALHNKIYRTNLQEGKYRSIENYDEIKRIIMVDQTPIGRTPRSNPATYIGVFDDIRRLFAMTRDARAKGFDASRFSFNVKGGRCEACQGQGVVKVEMHFLPDVYLTCDVCGGTRYNSETLEVRFKGKNIYDVLEMTVEEAYLFFENERRIAEKLKTMIDVGLGYIKLGQPATTLSGGEAQRVKIVEELSKKFSEHTLYILDEPTIGLHFEDVKKLINSLQRLVDKGHTVLVIEHNLHFIKCADYIIDLGPEGGERGGRIVATGTPEQVARNRNSYTGQYLKKYLKIG